CTCGACGGCAAGGACGCGCTCACGCCGAAGGCGCGCGAGATCCAGGACGACGCCGACCGCGCGCTCGTGCTCGAGCCGACGAACCTGGGCGCGCACCACCTGCGGATTCACCTGCTCGAGAACGCCCGCCGCGCGCAGCAGGCCGTCCCCGACGCCGACGCGCTCTCTTCGTACGGCTACCCGCCCGGCGAGTCGCACCTGCCGCACATGGCGGGCCACATCTGGTCGCGCGTCGGCGAGTACGAACGGCTCGTCGCCGACAACGAGCGCGCCGTCGACAACGACCGCGCGTGGTTCGCCATGGGAAACGGACCCGGTCAAGAGTACATGCACTTCTACCACGATCACGACGTCGACTTCGTTTGCTACGGTCTCACGACGCTGGGCCGCAACGACGAAGCGCGCGCCGCGGTGAAGAGCGAGGACACGTTCTCGCAGGTGAAGACCGCGCTGCGCCTGCACGACGACGCGCGCGTCGCCGAGCTCACGAAGGGCGCGACCAGCGGCTACAACGGGTTCGCCGCGGCGATCGCGGCGGCGCGGCGCGGTGACCTCGCCACCGCGCGCGCGATACGCTCGCGGCTCGGCGGCGATGCGCTGAACGCGCGGCCGGCGCTCGTCGACGCCGCAATTGCGCTCGGCGCGCACGACGCCGCCGCGCGCGCCGCCGCGTATGCGAAGGCGTACGACCTGACCAAGAACGATTTCCCGGGCGATCCGAAAGATTTCTGGCCGACCCCGATCGGCGAAGGCTACGGCGCCGCGCTGCTCGCCGCCGGCAGGGCCGCCGACGCCGAGACCGTCTTCACCGCCGAACTGAAGCGCTTTCCGAACGATCCGCACCTGGAGTTCGGGCTCGCCGAAGCGCTCAAAGCGCAGAAGAAAGACGACGCTGCGCCGCGCGCCGCATACAAAGCGCACTGGAAAGGGACGCGCGATCTCGCGCTCGCCGATCTCGGCTGAACCGCCGCCGCACCGGCACGGCCTTCTGGCCGCGTTCGGCTACGCGCTCGCCGGGCTGCGCGCGGCGTGGCGCACGCAGCGCAACGTGCGCATCCATGTGGTGCTCGCGCTGGTGGTCGTCGTCCTCGGCATCGTGCTGCGGTTCTCCTTGCTCGCGTGGGCGGTCGTCGCGCTCGCGATCGGGCTCGTGCTCGCGACGGAGTTGTTGAACACCGCGCTTGAAGCGGTCGTCGATCTGGTCTCGCCGCAGGACCACCCGCTCGCCAAGCGCGCGAAGGATGTCGCCGCGGCGGGCGTGCTCGCGGCGTCGGTCGCGGCGCTCGCAGCGGGAGCGTGCGTGGTGATCGCGACGCTCCACGCCCGCTAAGCGTGACAGCCGACTTGGACATCGCAAACGTTTCGCGGCGCTGTGCAACATGGCCTCAAGACTCGCCGCGAGACGCGCCGGCCGCCGTTTGATGCCGAATCGGAACTTCTCCACGAAAGAGGGTCAGCTTCACTACCGCATGAAAGGGAACGTCTTCCGCAGGTACTGCGACAGGCCGTCCGAAATCGCAAAAGTTTCCCTTGAGGAAAGCCATTGCGCACACTGAAGCCCGTCATTGTAGAGTTGGCTCATGCCGATCCCATCCTTGGTTTTGTCTTCATAAGTCACGACCACGAGCCATCGAGCATCTATGTCGGCCGGGCACCGAGCGGTGGCGCGAACGGTGGTACTCTCAAAAGCGTGGTACAATTCTGCGAAGGCGACTTCATCGTCGCGAACGCTCACATAATGAGTCGCGTAACCGTCGTCAAGTAACATCGGGACGGTAATCGTGATTACATAGAAGGCGTGCTCATTTTTATGATAGACGTCAAATCGCTCCACCTCCGCGGGCGGCTTGAAGTGCGCCACAACAGAAGTTTCGGCTGCGGACGTATTCACGGCCGGAACAGTAGGAACAAGGCCCGCAATGCACGCGATTGCAACGAACTTCGCCGCCCACCTGCTTAGAATCATCATAGACATATTTGCCCACTCACGGCGTTCGTCGTGCATACGGTTCCGCGATGGTTTGACCGCGGTGCAAAGCCAAGCGCCCAAGCGGTGGCCGACTCAATCCCGGTTATCACCCTCCGATCGTCGAGGTTATCGTATTGCGGATCAAATGTAGCCGCGTCCTTTTCCAGTCCCGTGGAATCGATTTGCCGCCGCAGCGCGTGAGCGGCTTCATGGACGAGATCTAAAGCTGGGGGGGTGGCTAGGGTAATGCGTCCACTCGCATATACTTGGCCTTGCTTTGAGTCCCAAGTCAACGTGTTAGTCCCAGAGTCAAAGGCATCGGCGGAATTTCTGCCTCCGTTGGCTGAAATCGCCACCTTGACAGTAAGCTGGGATCCACCTCCAGGCGCGTTAACAGCGCCGCTGCGTCGAGGGCCCCTCTTGACTTCAGGTAGTCGATGGCTGCGTCGTATTGTTCGCGTTCCCATTGTTGAGTATCCTTATCGCCGGTCCACTCGACCATGAAGCCGCTAGGGTCACTGTACGCGTATGCGTTGTTGTGGTTCCACATGAAAGGCTTCTGGCTCATGGGATCGTGAACTTCGCCGGCGTAGGCGTCGCGGGTGTTCCATTGGCCGATCGCGAGGTCGGAGGTGCGGACGCCTTGCCAGGTTTCGTAGTCGAGGGTCCAGCCGTCGGCGCTCAGTTTGCCGTTGTGCTGCGGGATGCAAATGTTGGCAGGGTAATAACTGATCTGATCGCTGACACCGTCGATGCTGCAAGGCGCGGCCTTGTTGGACCCTCTTCGCACCCGCTGATCTTTCCACGCGGAAAAGCCGACCGCATCGCGACTCATCGTCACCGCGCCGTTGTGGTTGCGGTCATTGATGCGCACGATCGCTCCGCTCGCGAGATTGTAATCACCTAAGCCTTCCATCGAGAGCGTCGGGCTCTGACAGCGGCCGGCGCTGAGCTGGCACTCGATGAGGCGGTCGTTGCCGTCCCACAGCCACGCACGGCTCTCGTTCGCACCCGGATAGCCGGCGAGGTCGGGATGGTAGAGCGCGAAGCGCCTGGGATGGCTGTCCGCACCGTAGTCGACAGCCTGAATGTTCGCCGGCTGCCGGTAGCCCGACGTATCGGCCCAGTAGGCGCCGTATTCGGCGTAGCCGTAGGGTGTTGTAGTGTAGGTCGGGCTTGCCGTTTGATATGGTTGATAGGTGAAGGTCTCGCTGGCAGCCGGTTCTCGGCGTCGTAGGTCTTGGCGCGCGAGATCCGTTGCTAGCAGCCGATCGACGGGTTCTAAGGTGTGACGATGTCCGCCGGACACCTTGCCGCGTGGGCGTCGAACTACTGCTACCGCTCGTGGGTGATCGTTTCTGCTTAGGCCAGCGGGTCAGGTGGCAGAACACGGC
This genomic stretch from Candidatus Eremiobacterota bacterium harbors:
- a CDS encoding diacylglycerol kinase family protein; the encoded protein is MSRSPISAEPPPHRHGLLAAFGYALAGLRAAWRTQRNVRIHVVLALVVVVLGIVLRFSLLAWAVVALAIGLVLATELLNTALEAVVDLVSPQDHPLAKRAKDVAAAGVLAASVAALAAGACVVIATLHAR